TCGTCGAACCCGAAGCGGCCACCAGGATCGCGCCCCCGGCGAGCTTCGAGACGACCGCCGCATCCGTCACCAGCAGCAGCGGAGGCGAGTCGATGAGCACGTAGTCGAACTGCGACGTGAGCGTTTCGAGGAGGCGGGCCATCGCGCCGGACCCGAGCAGCTCGCTGGGGTTCGGGGGGATCCGACCTGCCGGCAGGACGTACAAGTGCCCGCGCCCCCACTTCTGCAGCACCTCGACGATCTCGGCGCGGCCGATGAGCACGTCGGTGAGCCCGACGCCGCCCTCGATGCCCAGGTACTCGGCGAGCTTCGGCATCCGCAGGTCGCCGTCGACGAGGGCGACCTTCGCACCGGTCTCCGCCAGTGAGATCGCGAGATTCGCCGTGGTCGTGGACTTTCCCTCACCCGGTCCTGCGCTCGAGATCACGAAGCTCCGCGGGCTGCCGTCGATGTTCACGAACTGCAGGTTCGTCCGGAGGCTGCGGAAGGACTCCGCACGTGGATTGCGAGGATCGGAGTGCACGATCAGCGGTCGCTTCTTCGCACCGGGGTCGAGCGCGATGCCCCCGAGCAGCGGCGTGTCGGTGACCTGGGCGATATCGTGCAGCGAGTGGATGCGCGTGTCCAGCACGGTGCGCAGCACCGCGATGCCGATACCGATCGCGAGCCCGATCAGCGCGCCGAGGACGAGGTTGAGGAACACGTTCGGGCTGGACGCGACCGCCGGTACGGTCGCCGGCTGGATGGTCTCGATCTTCACGAGGCTGGGTGAGTCGCCCTCGGGCTTCTCGAGGTCGTTGACCACGACGTCGGCGAGGTTGGCTCCCGTGGCATTGGCGATCGCGGCCGCGCGCTCGGGATCGCTGTCGGTCACCGTGATGTCGATCAGCACCGTGTTCAGCGGTGAACTCGCGACGACCTGCGCCGCGAGCTCCGCCGTCGTGCTGTCGAGCTGGAGCTCCTCGATGACGCGGTCCAGCACGATCGCGCTGTCGACGACGTCGACGTAGCTCGTCACGGCCTGCCGGGCGAAGGTCGTGCCCTGCACGAGGTCGCCGGTCACCGCGGCATCGCCTGATCGGACGGAGACGTAGAGCTCGGTGCTCGCCTGGTACTTCGGGGTCACGATCAGCGAATACGCTGCGGCGAGGCCGACTCCGGCGAGGAGGCAGACGACGATCAGGATCCAGTTCTTGTGCAGCACGCGTACGTAGTCGTGAAACTCCACGAGCACTTCCCCTCATCGGCGACGATGACCCCCGACTGCTCCGCCGCCACTCCGGCGCAGGCCCAGTCTGTGGTCAGTCTTCCACAACGGGGAAAGCGCCCTCGGCATTTGCACGGGCGGATGGCGCGGTGCGCTCGAACCCCCGCTCAGACCACCGAGGTCGCGCCCGCGGCATCCGCTCGATCGCGACCGCTCGCCCGGCGCAGCAGTCGTTCGAGCGGCCCGCGCCCGAGGTACCGGCGCCAGAGCCACGCGAACACCATCGACCCGACGATGAGGCCGATGAGCAGCGACCACGAGTCGTCGGTCGGCACGCCGTCCTCCACGCGGATCGCGAGCGAGATGACGACGAGATGGATCGTGTAGATGCTGAGCGGCATCGACCCCATCGCGGTCACCGGTGAGAGGACTGCGCCGGCCACTCGGCGCACCGCAGGCCGGGCGAGCGCCGTGAGGGTGAGCAGCGCCGCCACGACGAGGGCGCCGACGCCGACGTTGCCGAGGGTCTCGAGGGAGGCGCGGAGCGGCACCGACCAGCCCGCCTCGCCCACGAGCTCGGGCGGGGGCAGCCGCGAGGCGATCGGCAGGAACACGGATGCCGCGAGCGCGCCGACGAGCGCCGTCACCCCGATGACTCGGGGCGAGGTCAGGTCCATGCGCGCCAGCGCCAGGCCGATGAGCATCACCGGCACCCAGACGATGACGGGATAGGCGCCGCCCACCACCCAGTCGGAGAGGAAGCGGAACGGCGTCTGCCGCACCGCCTCGGCGAGCGCCGTCCGCGTGCCGAGCTCGGCGAGCGCCGGCGTCACGGTGAGCAGCCCGATGCCGAGCGCGAGCGCTCCTCGCGGTGGCAGGAACAGCAGCGGCAGCATGAGCAGGAATGCGACGCCGTAGACGTCGAGGATGATGTAGACGAGCGGATGCAGCGTGGCCCAGATCAGCATGCCGAGGGCGATGAGGATCACCGCCCGCACCGCGATCTGCCGGCGCAGCTCCCCGCGGTCCTCGGCGATGGGGCGCGTGCCTCCCGAGATGAAGCCCAGCCCGATGCCCGCCGTCAGGGCGAAGAGCAGTCGGGGGCGCTCGTCGGCGATCGCGAGGAGCGCGGCCGCGTCGACGGATGCCACGGCGGGTGCCACGTGCGCCACGAACATGCCGATCAGCGCGAACCCCCGGGCGGCGTCGACCCCGTCCACTCGGTTGAGGCGCGCGCGGCCGCTCATGCGCCGGTCAGTGGCGGCCGTTGAGCACGCCGCCGCTCTCCTCCAGGTAGCAGACGCCGCAGAGCGACTCGTAGGTCACGTCCTCGCCGTCGATCGCGACCTGGTCGCCGTCGAACACGAACACCCCGCCGATGCGGCGGGCGTTGAAGATCGCCTTGCGGCCGCAGCGGCAGATCGTCTTCAGCTCCTCGAGGCTGTGCGAGACCTCGAGCAGTCGGCGGCTCCCGGGGAACGCCGTCGTCTGGAAGTCGGTACGGATGCCGTAGGCGAGCACCGGGATCGAGTCCATGAGGGCGATGCGCAGCAGGTCGTCGACCTGCTCCGCCGCGAGGAACTGCGCCTCGTCGACGAGCAGGCAGCTCACGTCGCGACCGTGCGCCTCGATCACGCGAGTGCGGTGCTGCTGGAACCGGTCGAGCACGTCGTCTTCGGGCCCGATCGTGAAGTCCACCTCGCGCACCACGCCGAGCCGCGACACGATGCTGCGATCGCCCTTCGTGTCGACCGAGGGCTTGGCCAACAGCACCCGGTGCCCGCGCTCCTCGTAGTTGAACGCCGCCTGGAGCAACGCCGTCGACTTGCCGGAGTTCATCGCCCCATAGCGGAAGTACAGTTTCGCCATCTACTCGAGCAGCCCGTCCTCCGCCGCGCGGCGGATCAACTCCGATTTGCGGCTCGCCGGACGCCCGGCGCGCGCATACTTCTCGCGCACTCGGCGCAGGTAGGTCTTCGCGGTCTCATAGCCGACGTCCATCCGGTCGGCGACCTCTGCGGTGCTGTAGCCCTGCGCATAGAGGCGGAGCGCCCGCTCCTCGGCGGCGCTGAGATGCGCCGCGCCCGCGTCATCGACGGCCGGCTTCGCGGCGGCATCCGCTGCACGCCCGCCGTCGGCCGATGCGGGCCGTCGGTGACCGCGGTCACCCCGGATGACGCTCCGGGCGAGTTCGACGAGCTGCTCCGCAGGAAGGGTCTTCGAGGCGAACGCGGCAGCGCCGGCCGCGATGCAGCGATCGCGTGACGCGTCGTCGTCGACACCGCTCACCACGACGACCTTGGCGCCGGCCGCGAGGCAGGCGCGGATGCGCGACTCGATCGAGACGGTGTCGCCGAGCTGCAGGTCCATGAGCACGAGGTCGACGGGGAACTCGGGGTCGCGGATGAGGTCCATCCATGCCGTCGCCCGCACGACGACCTCGAAGTCGGGCGCGTGGTCGGTGAACCACGTCGCCAGGCTGTCGACGATCAGCCCGTGGTCGTCGAGCAGCGCCAGTCGCACCCGCGTGGTGGGCGCATCCGCACCGTGGCCCAGCGGCGTGCCGGCCTCAGCCGGGAACATGACTCAACTCCACCCTGACATTCTCGCGCGTCACGAGCGCTTCCGCTCGCATCGACACCGCACGGGCGACGGCGATGAACCGGTCGAGCTCACGCCGCGACGGCGGCGTCGCGCCGTTCGCCGAGGTGATGACGAGGCGACGGCGCGACACCTCGAGCTCGATCGACATTCGGATGCCCGCAGAGCGGCTCCCTTCGCTGAGCCACGTGAGCAGCGCCGTCAACGCCGAGCGCTGGTCGTCGGCAAGATCGTCGGATGCCCCGGTGGGGTCGTCGACCGACACGGGAATGCCGCGCGACAGCCGGATCGTGGCGGCGAGGTCGTCGAGCCACGTCGACTCGATGCCGGCCTTGAGCGCGCGCCGCAGGGCCTCGGCGAGCTCCCTTGCCCGGTCGGCGTCGGCGACCGAGATGCGATCCGCGGTCATCACTCCGGCGAGGAAGGGCAGCACCTCGCGGCCGAGCACCGAGACGCGGCTCTGCTGCACCGACCGCGCGATGCCCGCCCGCAGCTCGCTGTCGCGCTGGAGTGCGGCGCGGTTCGCCTCCCGCTGCCAGGCGAGCGTCACGGCGACGATCGCCCACGAGTAGCCTGCCGCCGCCGCGGTCAGCGCGAGCACAGAGGCCGACTCCACGGCGACGAGTGTCACGACGGGCGCGGCGATCACGGTGGTCGCCGGCGACCCGATGATGAGGATCGAGAGCACCGCCGTGGCGACCACGCCGCTGAACAGCAGCGAGACCCAGGTGCAGAACGGCGCCAGCGACAGGATGAGCATGCCGACGACGACCGGGCCGAAGTCGTCGTAGAGGAACCGGTTGGCACCGATGGTCGACAGGTACTCGGCGATGGCGCCGCCGAGAGCGAGCGCCACGACCAGCCACAGCGATTCCGTGCGGAACGGCGCCCGGCCCGGAGCCGCGAGCACGGCTGCGCACCCGCCGGCGGTGGCGACGAGCGCGATGGCGAGGAATGCCGCCCACGGCGAGCCGACCTCCGACCAGTGCGCGACGGTCAGCACGACGGACGTCGTGACGGTGAGCCCCGCGCCGACCACGACGAGCGGGGCGGCCGTGATGCCGCCGATCGGGTCCGCCTCCTGCTGCGTGAGTCGCATCCGGCTCATTCGCCGCCCTCGGGGACGGCGAGCACCACGGTGGTGCCGACGTTCCTCGTGGACCAGAGGCGGACGTTGCCGCCCTCCTGCTCGACCCTGGCGCGGATCGATGTGCGGAGGCCGATGCGGTCCTCGGGCACCTCCGCCTCATCGAATCCGACCCCGCTGTCCATGACGGCGACCGTCACCTCGCCGCCGCCGAGGCCGATGGCCAGCTCCGCCTCCGTGACGCCCGCGTGCCGCGCGACATTGATGAGGCACTGGGCGACCGCCGCGTCGAGGGCGGCCAGCCGCGCCGGACCCAGGAGGCCCAGCACCGCGAAGTCGCCGGTGACGTGCAGGTCGAGCCCCGCGTTCGCCGCCGACACGAGCGCCTGCTCGAGCGATGGTGCGGTCACCCCGGATCGGCCGGCTCCGTCGGTTGCAGGGTCGCCGCCGGCACACGCCCGCCCCGCGTCGTCTGCCGACGCCGCACCGTGGTCGACGGCCCAGTCGCGGCCGACGATGAGTCCGAGGTCCTGCCGGATGCCATCGCGCAGGCGATCATCGACCGGCCCCGAGCCCGCGGACGCGATCGCGACCAGGTGACTGAGCGCCGTGTCGTGCAGTCGCGCCGTCGCCCGGAGCTCGTAGTCATGGCGAATGGCGAGCTCTCGGGTCTGCTGGCTCGCGCGGTGCAGCCCGGTCTCGCGGCGCGCGTCCCATCGCCGGCTGATCCCGTCGAAGCTGCGCGCGACCACGACGATGCCCAGGGCCGCGACGGCGGCCACGTTCGGAACCCAGTCGGCCCCGTCGACCGCCGCGCCGAGGAACGCGGCGGCCTCGCCGAGCCCGTATCCGAGCACGGCCCACGTGATGCCGAGCACGGAACCGACGCCCGCGCCGCCGACGAGGACGAGCGCCACGCGGGGCAGGGCGAGGATCACGTTGTTCGTCGACTCGAAGCGGTACTCGGGGGCCATCACGAGTACCGCGAGGGCCAGGACGACAGCGGTACCCGTGATGAGGTACAGCAGGGTCGTGGTCACCGTCGGCACGCGTGCGACCACCACGAGCAGCGCCGCCATCACGCCCAGCAGGACGGCGCTCGACCAGCCGGCGATCTCGCCACCGGTCGTCGCGCTCAGGACGCCGATGGCGATGCCGACCCCCAGGCACACCCATGCCGCGCAGTGCCCGGCGTGTGCGAGCGCCCGACTCAGGGAATCTCGCGCCAGGTGCGCGGGCAACCCAAGGGTCATGGTGGTCCTTCGCTCGCGGCCGCCGTCGATCGGGTTCGAGGCGGTCTCAAGCGGATTATCGCAGGCGCGGGCAGCCCTCCGCAGTCACCGAGCCCGTCGTTCGAGCGGCGGCGCAGTGCTGCGGCGGCTCACAGGGTGCGCGTTCTGCCTCAGAAGAGGGCGTCGGGGGCGGGCGGGAGGCTGAGCGCGTCGGGCAGCCGCGATGGCCCGCGTGCGGCCGGCACGGACACGCCCCGGTCGGCCAGTGCCGCCGATCGCACGCCGCCGGTGACCGGGTCCTCGCGCCCGCGCTCGAGGCCGTGAGCCCTGATCAGGGGCCGCATCCGTTCGCCGAGCCACCGACGGTAGGCCTTCGGCGCGTACGTGTTGTTGCCGTAGTACATGGAGCGGTACCGCGGCACGAGCTCGGGATGCTCCTGCTCCAGCCAC
This DNA window, taken from Agromyces sp. 3263, encodes the following:
- a CDS encoding thymidine kinase codes for the protein MAKLYFRYGAMNSGKSTALLQAAFNYEERGHRVLLAKPSVDTKGDRSIVSRLGVVREVDFTIGPEDDVLDRFQQHRTRVIEAHGRDVSCLLVDEAQFLAAEQVDDLLRIALMDSIPVLAYGIRTDFQTTAFPGSRRLLEVSHSLEELKTICRCGRKAIFNARRIGGVFVFDGDQVAIDGEDVTYESLCGVCYLEESGGVLNGRH
- a CDS encoding heparan-alpha-glucosaminide N-acetyltransferase domain-containing protein, which gives rise to MSGRARLNRVDGVDAARGFALIGMFVAHVAPAVASVDAAALLAIADERPRLLFALTAGIGLGFISGGTRPIAEDRGELRRQIAVRAVILIALGMLIWATLHPLVYIILDVYGVAFLLMLPLLFLPPRGALALGIGLLTVTPALAELGTRTALAEAVRQTPFRFLSDWVVGGAYPVIVWVPVMLIGLALARMDLTSPRVIGVTALVGALAASVFLPIASRLPPPELVGEAGWSVPLRASLETLGNVGVGALVVAALLTLTALARPAVRRVAGAVLSPVTAMGSMPLSIYTIHLVVISLAIRVEDGVPTDDSWSLLIGLIVGSMVFAWLWRRYLGRGPLERLLRRASGRDRADAAGATSVV
- a CDS encoding polysaccharide biosynthesis tyrosine autokinase; the protein is MEFHDYVRVLHKNWILIVVCLLAGVGLAAAYSLIVTPKYQASTELYVSVRSGDAAVTGDLVQGTTFARQAVTSYVDVVDSAIVLDRVIEELQLDSTTAELAAQVVASSPLNTVLIDITVTDSDPERAAAIANATGANLADVVVNDLEKPEGDSPSLVKIETIQPATVPAVASSPNVFLNLVLGALIGLAIGIGIAVLRTVLDTRIHSLHDIAQVTDTPLLGGIALDPGAKKRPLIVHSDPRNPRAESFRSLRTNLQFVNIDGSPRSFVISSAGPGEGKSTTTANLAISLAETGAKVALVDGDLRMPKLAEYLGIEGGVGLTDVLIGRAEIVEVLQKWGRGHLYVLPAGRIPPNPSELLGSGAMARLLETLTSQFDYVLIDSPPLLLVTDAAVVSKLAGGAILVAASGSTKKQELAGAVRALESIGSRLLGIIVTMLPTKGPDSYSYGAYTYGVTHDGDEFDVGDALDRSGRSRG
- a CDS encoding response regulator codes for the protein MFPAEAGTPLGHGADAPTTRVRLALLDDHGLIVDSLATWFTDHAPDFEVVVRATAWMDLIRDPEFPVDLVLMDLQLGDTVSIESRIRACLAAGAKVVVVSGVDDDASRDRCIAAGAAAFASKTLPAEQLVELARSVIRGDRGHRRPASADGGRAADAAAKPAVDDAGAAHLSAAEERALRLYAQGYSTAEVADRMDVGYETAKTYLRRVREKYARAGRPASRKSELIRRAAEDGLLE